In one window of Zhongshania aliphaticivorans DNA:
- a CDS encoding ABC transporter permease subunit, giving the protein MSQSEVRATATAYQQWRQAKNVITATTITAGGIGVLFAILLIFFYLLYEIMPLFRSASVQEGIEFEANANAPALYLAMEEQAEIAFRLGETGEAKFYQLSDGTLLSTTDLPLNGVDILSFALESEESRIFALGLSDGNVLIAKHDYRISYPNDKRLISPKLSYPYGESAFTLSNGLAVEQIAISDSDESLLIIGVSNGKLLGRRWIKEEDFLSEEVTLSEEEVQLPKLDITPNQVLIDPGQRWLYVLGSDGGFRLIDLRKQTVADRGYLFDTGSLSQARFLLGGISLMVASDHGAVGQWFVVRDKARESGYRLQAVRHFDIPNGGSAALVTEHRRKGFASVSSDGQLALFYTTSHRRLLSKDLSVGSVQTMAISPRANKLLIETSGGSLKTFALHNEHPELSWSALWSKVWYESYPEPDYVWQSSAANNDFEAKYSFAPLAFGTLKAAFYAMLVAAPLAICAAIYTAYFMAPALRQKTKPLIELMEALPTVILGFLAGLWLAPFIEKNLPAVFSLFILLPVGILVFAWTWSRLPANFRRHIPDGWHSLLLVPVVLAIVFVCVESSAPIERGLFDGDMRAWLTNDMGVSFDQRNALVVGIAMGFAVIPTIFSIAEDAIFSVPKHLSYGSLALGATPWQSLVGVVMPTASPGIFSALMIGMGRAVGETMIVLMATGNTPIMDANIFEGMRTLAANIAVEIGETEVDSSHYRVLFLAAFVLFIFTFVVNTIAETVRQRLRTRYGNL; this is encoded by the coding sequence ATGAGTCAATCTGAGGTACGTGCTACCGCTACCGCCTACCAACAGTGGCGTCAGGCTAAAAATGTGATTACGGCAACAACGATTACTGCAGGTGGTATCGGGGTGCTTTTTGCAATTTTGCTTATTTTCTTTTATTTGCTATATGAAATTATGCCTTTGTTTCGTTCGGCATCTGTGCAAGAGGGTATTGAGTTTGAGGCTAACGCAAATGCCCCAGCTTTATATTTGGCCATGGAAGAGCAGGCTGAGATTGCCTTTAGGTTGGGCGAAACGGGGGAGGCCAAGTTTTATCAATTAAGTGATGGCACATTATTATCCACAACAGATTTACCCTTAAATGGTGTGGATATTTTGAGTTTTGCACTGGAGTCCGAAGAAAGTCGAATATTTGCTTTGGGGCTTAGTGATGGCAATGTTCTGATTGCGAAACACGATTACCGTATCAGCTATCCAAATGATAAGCGTTTGATTAGTCCAAAATTGAGCTATCCATATGGGGAGTCGGCATTTACCTTAAGTAATGGGCTTGCCGTAGAACAAATTGCAATTAGTGACAGTGATGAGTCGCTACTGATTATCGGTGTAAGCAATGGCAAGCTGCTGGGCCGTAGATGGATTAAAGAAGAAGACTTCTTGAGTGAAGAGGTGACTTTAAGTGAAGAGGAGGTTCAATTACCTAAATTAGACATCACCCCTAATCAAGTGCTGATCGACCCCGGTCAAAGATGGTTATATGTTTTGGGCAGTGATGGTGGCTTTCGACTTATTGACCTGCGTAAGCAAACGGTTGCCGATCGAGGGTATTTATTCGATACCGGATCATTGAGTCAAGCGAGGTTTTTGCTCGGCGGTATTTCATTAATGGTCGCCAGTGATCATGGTGCAGTAGGTCAATGGTTTGTGGTGCGGGATAAGGCGCGAGAATCAGGTTACCGGCTACAGGCGGTGCGCCATTTTGATATTCCCAATGGCGGTAGCGCGGCCTTAGTGACTGAGCATCGCAGAAAAGGCTTTGCAAGCGTCAGCTCAGATGGGCAGTTAGCCTTATTTTACACCACCTCACACCGGCGTTTATTGAGCAAAGACCTCTCCGTAGGCTCGGTGCAGACAATGGCTATTTCGCCACGCGCCAATAAATTGTTAATTGAAACATCGGGTGGGAGTTTAAAAACTTTCGCTTTGCATAATGAGCACCCAGAGTTGTCATGGTCTGCGCTGTGGAGCAAGGTTTGGTATGAAAGTTATCCTGAGCCAGATTATGTTTGGCAGTCATCGGCAGCGAATAATGATTTTGAAGCGAAATACAGCTTCGCACCTTTAGCGTTTGGAACATTGAAAGCCGCTTTTTATGCGATGCTTGTTGCGGCCCCTTTAGCTATTTGTGCGGCCATTTATACGGCGTATTTTATGGCGCCGGCTCTCCGTCAAAAAACCAAGCCATTAATTGAGCTAATGGAAGCCTTGCCAACCGTTATTCTCGGTTTTTTAGCCGGCTTATGGTTGGCTCCCTTTATTGAGAAAAACTTACCGGCGGTATTTTCATTATTTATTCTCCTGCCTGTTGGTATTTTAGTGTTTGCTTGGACGTGGTCGCGATTACCAGCAAACTTTCGACGTCATATCCCAGATGGCTGGCATTCGCTACTGCTTGTTCCTGTGGTGCTTGCGATAGTATTTGTGTGTGTGGAGTCTAGCGCACCGATTGAGCGTGGGCTCTTTGACGGGGATATGCGGGCATGGTTGACCAACGACATGGGGGTTTCCTTCGATCAGAGAAACGCACTGGTAGTTGGCATAGCAATGGGGTTTGCGGTAATCCCAACCATTTTCTCTATTGCCGAAGATGCGATTTTTTCAGTTCCCAAGCATCTTAGCTATGGCTCACTAGCCTTGGGCGCTACCCCGTGGCAAAGCTTAGTCGGTGTGGTGATGCCAACAGCCAGTCCCGGTATTTTTTCGGCTCTGATGATTGGTATGGGGCGAGCGGTGGGTGAAACGATGATTGTCTTAATGGCGACAGGTAATACGCCCATTATGGATGCGAATATTTTTGAGGGAATGCGGACACTTGCGGCCAATATCGCGGTTGAAATTGGTGAAACCGAGGTTGATAGCTCGCATTATCGGGTGTTGTTTCTAGCCGCGTTTGTGTTGTTTATTTTCACTTTTGTGGTGAACACCATTGCCGAAACAGTGCGTCAACGGTTACGCACGCGCTACGGAAACCTCTAG
- the phoR gene encoding phosphate regulon sensor histidine kinase PhoR, producing MRYYSWKTELLRISLPVTAVAGACTIFDLGVWPLFVTALLACGWLLRSLQHLSDWLYSGANSEPPEAMGMWGQVFDVIYDMQRDATQNTNKLQAMIDYLHSSFASMSDAVVMLDPQGNIEWCNASANELLGLRESDDVGRQLVNLIRSPAFLRYFEAESYQTSLEMMSPVNNHINLSVSVSFFGQRNRLLFARDVTRTHRLEKMRKDFVANVSHELRTPLTVINGYLETFSEHGGENARWDRAVSQMLQQSRRMHMLIQDLMLLSRLEAVPKAGEESLISMRSLMEMIREECATAAKGERNLLIECDDSVAISGSANELRSAFSNLAMNAARYTSDKDTIILRWYCDDNHAYFEVEDTGIGIEPQYIPRLTERFYRVDQSRSIDTGGTGLGLAIVKHVLIRHRAELRIRSVPDQGSVFSCVFPRSAAVETVSS from the coding sequence ATGCGCTACTACAGTTGGAAAACCGAATTATTGCGTATTAGCCTACCTGTCACCGCCGTGGCAGGAGCTTGTACAATCTTTGATTTAGGTGTCTGGCCACTATTTGTTACAGCGTTATTGGCATGTGGATGGTTGTTAAGATCACTCCAGCATTTGTCGGATTGGTTGTATAGCGGTGCAAACAGTGAGCCTCCGGAGGCAATGGGTATGTGGGGGCAGGTTTTTGATGTCATTTATGACATGCAACGTGATGCAACACAAAATACGAATAAATTACAGGCAATGATCGATTATCTCCATTCATCGTTTGCGTCTATGTCAGATGCTGTCGTGATGTTAGATCCGCAGGGCAATATTGAGTGGTGTAATGCCTCTGCAAACGAGCTTTTAGGCTTGCGTGAGTCTGATGATGTTGGCCGCCAGTTAGTTAATCTTATTCGAAGTCCGGCATTTTTACGTTATTTTGAAGCGGAGAGTTATCAAACCTCGCTTGAAATGATGTCTCCGGTAAATAACCATATCAACCTTAGTGTTAGTGTCAGCTTTTTTGGTCAGCGCAACCGCTTGTTATTTGCCCGCGATGTCACCAGGACTCACCGCTTGGAAAAAATGCGGAAAGATTTCGTTGCGAATGTTTCACATGAATTGCGTACGCCGTTAACCGTTATCAACGGCTATCTCGAGACTTTTTCTGAGCACGGTGGCGAAAATGCCCGCTGGGATCGCGCGGTAAGTCAAATGTTACAGCAGTCACGACGTATGCACATGCTGATTCAAGATCTTATGCTCCTGTCGCGATTAGAGGCTGTTCCCAAGGCGGGGGAAGAGTCGTTAATTAGTATGCGTTCATTAATGGAGATGATTCGCGAAGAGTGTGCCACTGCGGCCAAGGGCGAGCGCAACTTGCTGATAGAGTGTGATGATAGCGTTGCCATTAGCGGTAGTGCGAATGAATTACGCAGTGCATTCTCAAACCTTGCGATGAACGCGGCTCGGTATACTTCGGACAAAGATACAATCATTTTACGTTGGTACTGTGATGATAATCATGCGTATTTCGAAGTTGAAGACACTGGTATCGGGATTGAGCCTCAGTATATCCCTCGCTTAACCGAGCGCTTTTATCGTGTAGATCAAAGTCGGTCCATAGATACTGGGGGAACAGGGTTGGGACTGGCTATCGTTAAACATGTGTTAATTCGGCATCGCGCTGAGCTGCGAATACGTAGTGTTCCTGACCAAGGTAGCGTGTTTAGCTGTGTTTTCCCCCGTTCAGCGGCAGTGGAGACAGTGTCATCATAA
- the phoB gene encoding phosphate regulon transcriptional regulator PhoB → MTATTILIVDDEAAIREMIRVGLELAGYECLEASNAQDAHGIIVDQRPDLVLLDWMMPVTSGLELLRRLRRDDVTRDLLVIMLTAKDDEDNRVQGLDVGADDYITKPFSSRELMARIKAIMRRSTSRELEESIEVGGLKLDPASHRVFVDAQPLDMGPTEFKLLKFFMTHQERAYSRGQLLDQVWGSNVYVEERTVDVHIRRLRKALQTELRDCGLLIQTVRGTGYRFSTTGVCA, encoded by the coding sequence ATGACTGCAACCACCATACTGATAGTCGACGACGAAGCCGCAATTCGTGAAATGATCCGCGTTGGGCTCGAACTTGCTGGATACGAGTGCCTAGAAGCGAGTAACGCACAGGACGCTCACGGTATTATTGTGGATCAGCGCCCCGACTTGGTTTTGTTAGACTGGATGATGCCGGTAACCAGCGGTTTGGAATTACTGCGTCGTTTACGTCGTGATGATGTTACCCGCGATTTATTGGTCATCATGCTTACGGCAAAAGATGATGAAGATAACCGCGTTCAGGGCTTGGATGTTGGCGCTGACGATTATATTACAAAGCCATTTTCGTCTCGTGAATTGATGGCGCGGATAAAAGCGATTATGCGCCGATCTACCAGCCGAGAGTTGGAAGAGAGTATCGAGGTTGGCGGCTTAAAGTTAGATCCCGCTAGTCATCGAGTTTTTGTGGATGCTCAACCTTTAGATATGGGGCCTACAGAATTTAAACTGCTCAAGTTTTTTATGACCCATCAAGAACGTGCTTATAGCCGTGGACAATTACTTGATCAGGTTTGGGGTAGCAACGTCTATGTTGAAGAGCGAACGGTTGATGTTCATATTCGCCGCCTTCGTAAAGCATTACAAACCGAGCTGCGCGATTGCGGTTTACTTATTCAAACTGTTCGCGGCACCGGATACCGTTTTTCTACCACGGGTGTTTGCGCCTAG
- a CDS encoding SPFH domain-containing protein → MDGLAVVAALAILVIVTMAKGVRTVPQGYKHIVQRLGKYHVTLNPGLNFIIPYIDDVAYKLTTKDIVLDIPSQEVITEDNAVIIANAVAYINIVSPEKAVYGVENYTLAIQNLVQTALRSIIGEMALDSALSSRDQIKAKLKAAISDDIADWGITLKTVEIQDINPSMTMQQAMEEQAAAERQRRAAVTKAEGEKQAAILEADGRLEASRRDAQAQVVLAKASGAAISVVSEAVGDKDLPVLYLLGEKYADALIELSNSNNAKTVILPADLPQALRGMLNKV, encoded by the coding sequence ATGGATGGCTTGGCAGTTGTAGCGGCATTGGCAATATTGGTAATCGTCACTATGGCGAAAGGGGTTCGTACCGTACCTCAGGGCTATAAGCATATTGTTCAGCGCTTGGGTAAATACCATGTGACCCTAAATCCGGGGTTGAATTTTATTATTCCTTATATTGATGATGTTGCTTACAAACTTACCACCAAAGATATCGTCTTGGATATTCCCTCGCAAGAAGTCATCACCGAAGACAATGCTGTGATTATTGCGAATGCGGTTGCCTATATCAATATCGTGTCTCCTGAAAAGGCGGTGTATGGGGTTGAAAACTATACGCTGGCAATTCAGAACCTGGTGCAAACGGCGTTACGTTCGATTATCGGCGAAATGGCCTTAGATTCAGCCTTGTCATCACGGGACCAAATCAAAGCGAAATTAAAGGCCGCGATTTCGGATGATATTGCCGATTGGGGTATTACCCTGAAAACGGTTGAAATCCAAGATATAAACCCGTCAATGACAATGCAACAAGCTATGGAGGAGCAAGCCGCCGCGGAGCGTCAGCGTCGAGCTGCGGTAACCAAAGCCGAGGGCGAAAAACAAGCTGCTATTCTGGAGGCCGATGGCAGATTAGAAGCATCCCGTCGTGACGCTCAGGCACAGGTTGTTTTGGCTAAAGCCAGTGGCGCCGCAATAAGTGTGGTATCAGAAGCTGTAGGTGATAAAGACTTACCGGTTTTATATTTGTTAGGTGAGAAATATGCCGACGCATTAATTGAATTGTCCAATTCAAATAATGCCAAGACTGTTATTTTACCTGCAGATTTGCCACAGGCCTTACGGGGTATGCTTAACAAGGTGTAA
- a CDS encoding NfeD family protein, giving the protein MEWLNNNIAYWHWMVFGMLLVASEIFIPSFVMIWFGASAIAVGLILAAIEMPFSVQLLVWLIMSVIDLGIWFKFVHPKMKNKTLSGMSREQVVGQEGMVIKLGAEFGHGTLRFSIPVLGSDEWQFICKEPVAVGERVVVDDISGNSLIVKLGAGQV; this is encoded by the coding sequence ATGGAGTGGTTAAATAACAATATTGCATACTGGCATTGGATGGTTTTTGGTATGTTGCTGGTAGCAAGCGAGATATTCATACCAAGCTTTGTCATGATCTGGTTTGGTGCCAGTGCAATCGCTGTAGGTTTGATTTTAGCCGCAATTGAGATGCCGTTTAGCGTTCAGCTGCTGGTTTGGCTGATTATGTCGGTGATCGATCTCGGCATCTGGTTTAAATTTGTTCATCCTAAAATGAAGAATAAAACCTTGTCAGGAATGTCGCGAGAGCAGGTGGTGGGGCAGGAAGGTATGGTCATTAAACTAGGCGCAGAGTTTGGTCACGGTACGTTGCGATTTTCGATTCCAGTGCTCGGTAGCGATGAGTGGCAATTTATTTGTAAGGAGCCCGTGGCGGTTGGTGAGCGAGTGGTTGTTGATGACATATCGGGTAACTCATTGATTGTAAAATTGGGCGCTGGCCAAGTGTGA
- the purU gene encoding formyltetrahydrofolate deformylase, whose product MDHTYRLVISCPDRVGIVARVSQFVADQGGWLTEANYHADADNNWFFMRNEIRADSLRMGAEAVRDAFAPIAQEYEMAWELVDSSVKRKVVILASHASHCIADILHRWHSGELDCDIPCVISNHENLRSMVEWHGIPFEYVKIDPENKMPAHTKIMELTAEYQADCVVLARYMQIIQPEFCRAYSGRMINIHHSFLPSFIGANPYQKAFDRGVKLIGATSHYVTEQLDEGPIIEQDVIRVSHRHSKDDLVRLGKDVEKSVLARALRNHIEDRVLVLGNKTVVFD is encoded by the coding sequence ATGGATCACACATATCGATTGGTAATTAGTTGCCCAGACCGGGTTGGTATTGTAGCTCGAGTTAGCCAGTTTGTAGCCGATCAAGGTGGCTGGCTTACAGAAGCTAATTATCACGCAGATGCAGATAATAATTGGTTTTTTATGCGCAATGAAATTCGCGCTGACTCACTACGTATGGGGGCAGAAGCTGTTCGCGACGCATTTGCGCCTATTGCGCAAGAATATGAAATGGCTTGGGAATTAGTTGATTCCTCGGTAAAGCGCAAAGTCGTTATTCTAGCGAGCCATGCTTCTCATTGTATTGCCGATATTTTACATCGCTGGCATAGCGGTGAACTAGATTGTGACATTCCCTGTGTTATCTCAAACCATGAAAATCTTAGAAGCATGGTGGAGTGGCACGGTATTCCATTCGAGTATGTAAAGATTGACCCTGAAAACAAGATGCCAGCTCACACGAAAATCATGGAGCTAACCGCAGAATACCAAGCTGATTGCGTGGTGTTAGCTCGCTATATGCAAATTATTCAACCGGAGTTTTGTCGTGCTTATTCGGGTCGAATGATAAATATTCATCATAGTTTTTTGCCCTCATTTATTGGCGCTAATCCCTATCAGAAAGCGTTTGATAGAGGGGTTAAACTCATCGGTGCGACCAGTCATTATGTGACTGAACAGCTTGATGAGGGGCCAATTATTGAGCAGGATGTCATCAGAGTGTCACATAGACATAGCAAGGACGACCTTGTTCGACTTGGTAAAGATGTAGAAAAATCCGTGTTGGCGCGTGCGTTACGGAATCACATAGAAGATCGGGTGCTAGTACTCGGTAATAAGACGGTAGTGTTTGATTAA
- the phoU gene encoding phosphate signaling complex protein PhoU, which produces MTEKSAHSHHISQQFNADLDDIKTRMLEMGGLVEKQVADATNAFMNLDTGLASDVKQGDNLVNSLEVAIDEECTIILARRHPAASDLRLVLSISKILSDLERMGDEASKVAESAIRLTELGGLPRSVLEIRHIGDHVSGMVRNALDAFARLDIDLALAVAEEDKAVDLEYGTAMRSLVTYMIEDPRTISSVLQVMWALRSLERVGDHARNIAEHVIYLVKGANVRHVDIDEMAATVQE; this is translated from the coding sequence ATGACAGAGAAGAGTGCGCATTCACACCATATTTCGCAGCAGTTTAATGCCGACTTGGATGACATAAAAACGCGAATGCTGGAAATGGGTGGCTTGGTAGAGAAACAAGTTGCAGACGCTACCAACGCGTTTATGAATTTAGATACTGGCCTAGCATCGGATGTGAAACAGGGTGACAACCTTGTTAACAGCCTTGAGGTCGCTATTGATGAGGAATGCACGATCATTTTGGCTAGACGCCATCCCGCTGCCAGTGATTTACGTTTAGTACTGTCTATTAGCAAGATTTTAAGTGACCTTGAGCGGATGGGTGATGAAGCAAGCAAGGTGGCAGAAAGTGCGATACGACTCACCGAACTTGGCGGTCTACCTCGCAGCGTTTTAGAAATTCGTCATATTGGTGATCATGTCTCTGGCATGGTACGGAACGCGCTTGACGCGTTTGCACGTCTTGATATCGACTTGGCTTTAGCGGTGGCAGAAGAAGACAAGGCCGTTGACCTTGAGTACGGCACCGCAATGCGCAGCCTTGTGACCTATATGATAGAGGACCCGCGCACGATTTCATCGGTGTTGCAGGTTATGTGGGCCTTACGCTCCTTGGAGCGCGTGGGTGACCACGCTAGGAATATTGCTGAGCACGTTATTTACTTAGTAAAAGGTGCGAATGTACGCCATGTTGATATTGATGAAATGGCGGCAACAGTACAGGAGTAG
- the pstB gene encoding phosphate ABC transporter ATP-binding protein PstB codes for METLGRYGAEQSSIHDEDITLTVDNLDLYYGEKQALFDVNMVIPRKKVTAFIGPSGCGKSTLLRCFNRMNDLVDTCRIDGGIALDGSPIYDKRVDVATLRRRVGMVFQKPNPFPKSIYENVAYGLRIQGINKKRVLDEVVERSLRGAALWDEVKDRLHDNALGMSGGQQQRLVIARTIAVEPEVLLLDEPASALDPISTLKIEELIYELKDKYTIVIVTHNMQQAARVSDYTAFMYMGKLIEFDNTDTLFTNPSYKQTEDYITGRYG; via the coding sequence ATGGAAACCCTTGGCAGGTATGGTGCGGAACAATCTTCTATCCACGATGAGGATATTACGCTCACCGTTGATAATTTGGATTTATATTACGGTGAAAAACAAGCCTTGTTTGACGTTAATATGGTCATTCCACGCAAGAAGGTGACGGCGTTTATTGGCCCGAGTGGATGTGGTAAATCGACCTTATTGCGATGCTTTAATCGAATGAATGATTTAGTGGATACCTGTCGAATCGATGGTGGTATCGCGTTAGATGGATCGCCTATTTATGATAAACGCGTAGATGTGGCAACATTACGTCGACGAGTTGGTATGGTATTCCAGAAACCAAATCCTTTTCCAAAATCAATATATGAAAATGTTGCCTATGGCTTGCGGATTCAAGGAATAAATAAAAAGCGTGTCCTTGATGAAGTGGTCGAGCGCTCTTTGCGTGGCGCGGCGTTGTGGGACGAAGTCAAAGATCGACTACATGATAATGCCTTGGGAATGTCTGGCGGTCAGCAGCAACGTTTGGTGATAGCGCGTACAATCGCGGTAGAACCTGAGGTACTATTGCTGGATGAACCCGCATCTGCACTAGACCCCATTTCAACCCTGAAGATTGAAGAACTTATTTACGAACTAAAAGACAAATACACCATTGTTATTGTCACCCATAATATGCAACAGGCAGCGCGGGTGTCTGACTACACTGCATTTATGTATATGGGCAAGTTAATTGAATTTGATAATACCGATACCCTGTTTACAAATCCAAGCTATAAGCAGACTGAAGATTATATTACTGGTCGTTATGGCTAA
- a CDS encoding PstS family phosphate ABC transporter substrate-binding protein translates to MGIKQYLVGTLVALSSVTVTGATEVDAALPEYTNASGVSGNLSSVGSDTLANLMTLWGEDFKRYYPNINIQIQAAGSSTAAPALTEGTSNIGPMSRKMKGKEIEAFENKFGYKPTAIPVAIDALAIFVHKDNPIEGMTMSQVDAVFSSTYRCGHPDSIETWGGLGMSGAWSARDVQMFGRNSVSGTYGYFKEKALCKGDFKNGVNEQPGSASVVQSVSTSVNGIGYSGIGYKTSSVRAVPLAKGANDEFVTATFENATSGAYPLSRFLYVYVNKAPNKPLAPLEREFLKLVLSKQGQEVVVKDGYVPLPASVVERIRDKMGL, encoded by the coding sequence GTGGGTATTAAACAGTATTTGGTCGGAACGCTAGTTGCGCTGTCATCGGTGACAGTAACCGGAGCTACTGAGGTAGATGCAGCGTTGCCTGAATATACTAATGCCTCCGGTGTGTCTGGAAATTTGTCTAGTGTTGGTTCAGATACCCTAGCAAACCTTATGACGTTATGGGGCGAAGACTTTAAACGGTACTACCCAAATATCAATATTCAAATTCAGGCTGCGGGCTCGTCTACTGCTGCACCGGCTTTAACAGAGGGTACTTCTAATATTGGTCCCATGAGCCGGAAAATGAAGGGCAAGGAAATAGAGGCGTTTGAAAATAAATTCGGTTATAAGCCTACGGCCATACCGGTAGCAATTGATGCCTTAGCGATTTTTGTTCATAAAGATAACCCTATTGAAGGCATGACAATGTCGCAGGTTGATGCGGTTTTTTCGAGTACTTACCGGTGTGGGCACCCCGATAGTATCGAGACATGGGGTGGTTTGGGCATGAGTGGCGCGTGGTCGGCACGTGATGTCCAAATGTTTGGTCGTAATTCTGTGTCAGGTACCTACGGTTACTTTAAAGAAAAAGCGCTATGCAAAGGTGATTTTAAGAACGGAGTCAATGAACAACCCGGCTCGGCATCGGTAGTCCAATCTGTTTCTACCTCTGTAAATGGTATTGGTTACTCGGGCATTGGCTATAAAACCTCAAGTGTTAGGGCTGTTCCTCTGGCCAAAGGTGCAAATGACGAATTTGTGACGGCGACATTTGAAAACGCGACATCTGGCGCATATCCGCTGTCTCGGTTTTTATACGTTTATGTAAATAAAGCGCCCAATAAGCCATTAGCGCCTTTGGAGCGTGAATTTTTAAAATTAGTACTCTCAAAACAAGGGCAAGAAGTAGTCGTAAAAGATGGTTATGTTCCACTGCCGGCGAGTGTTGTCGAGAGGATTCGCGACAAGATGGGGCTGTAG
- the pstA gene encoding phosphate ABC transporter permease PstA, which yields MSLYDDNKQSFMQWCKRGEPMIWLNAAAVTVSTLAVVGLLLLLAVRGFGHFWPAAVMQSNYVLPGEVPVAVMAEHVESESVPIEQLLSAGFNIDTKENFVERQLVKLGNRDVSGADFKWVISQYLQDISYPENAVVIERREWGNFYGYLQSIKERGTKVTSAENNDVWSEFQLRVDRAEKLYKQIEKIEKGDIGAINYRLEKLRLSERKIELNEELSASRRLQIKADLLAERAELDAQYKIMQSQLSELYQEWRRDSFIMETASGKTRELQIATVVHAYQPNGMSLFQKISFYFAKFGEFLSDEPREANTEGGIFPAIFGTVIMVLIMSIMVTPFGVVAAVYLREYAKQGVMTRIIRIAVNNLAGVPSIVYGVFGLGFFIYFLGAEMDKAMFPEALPAPTFGTPGLLWASVTLALLTLPVVIVATEEGLARIPRNLREGSLALGATKAETLWRIVLPMASPAMMTGLILAVARAAGEVAPLMLVGVVKLAPSLPVDGNFPYFHLDQKFMHLGFHIYDVGFQSPNVEAARPLVYATALLLVVIIALLNFSAVALRNHLREKYKSLEL from the coding sequence ATGTCATTGTACGACGATAATAAACAAAGCTTTATGCAATGGTGTAAGCGCGGTGAGCCCATGATTTGGTTAAACGCCGCCGCTGTCACGGTGAGTACACTGGCTGTTGTTGGTTTGCTTTTATTGTTGGCGGTCCGAGGCTTTGGTCATTTTTGGCCGGCGGCGGTTATGCAGTCTAACTATGTATTACCTGGCGAAGTCCCAGTTGCGGTAATGGCCGAGCATGTTGAATCTGAATCGGTGCCCATAGAACAATTACTCAGTGCGGGGTTTAACATTGATACCAAGGAAAACTTTGTTGAAAGACAGCTAGTCAAACTCGGAAATAGAGACGTTAGCGGTGCGGATTTTAAATGGGTAATTAGTCAATATTTGCAAGACATTAGCTACCCAGAAAATGCAGTGGTTATTGAGCGACGAGAGTGGGGAAATTTTTACGGATATTTACAAAGTATTAAAGAGCGTGGCACCAAGGTCACAAGTGCTGAAAACAACGATGTTTGGAGTGAGTTTCAGCTTCGGGTTGATAGGGCCGAGAAGCTTTATAAGCAAATTGAGAAAATTGAGAAAGGTGATATAGGCGCAATAAATTATCGGCTGGAGAAGTTACGCTTAAGTGAGCGGAAGATAGAGCTTAATGAGGAATTATCAGCTAGTCGACGTTTACAAATAAAGGCTGACCTACTGGCAGAGCGGGCTGAGCTTGACGCCCAATACAAGATAATGCAGTCCCAACTTTCTGAGTTATATCAAGAGTGGCGGCGCGACAGTTTTATTATGGAGACTGCGTCGGGTAAAACAAGAGAACTACAAATTGCCACAGTGGTTCACGCATACCAGCCTAATGGGATGAGCTTATTCCAAAAGATTAGCTTTTATTTTGCGAAGTTTGGTGAGTTTTTAAGTGATGAACCCCGTGAGGCAAACACGGAAGGGGGTATTTTTCCTGCGATCTTCGGCACCGTCATTATGGTGCTAATTATGTCGATTATGGTGACGCCTTTTGGTGTGGTTGCGGCAGTTTATTTACGTGAATACGCCAAGCAAGGGGTGATGACACGGATTATTAGGATTGCTGTTAATAATTTGGCCGGCGTTCCCTCCATTGTTTATGGTGTATTTGGCTTAGGATTTTTTATTTACTTCTTGGGTGCTGAGATGGACAAGGCGATGTTCCCTGAAGCCCTACCAGCGCCCACCTTTGGTACCCCCGGCTTGCTGTGGGCGTCGGTTACTTTAGCCTTGTTGACCCTGCCGGTGGTGATTGTTGCGACAGAGGAAGGTTTAGCGCGTATTCCACGTAATTTGCGGGAGGGCAGCTTGGCGCTTGGCGCCACCAAGGCGGAGACGCTGTGGCGAATAGTGTTACCCATGGCTAGTCCGGCAATGATGACGGGCTTAATTCTGGCTGTTGCAAGGGCTGCAGGGGAGGTGGCACCGTTGATGTTAGTGGGTGTTGTTAAATTGGCACCTTCGCTACCCGTTGATGGCAACTTCCCTTATTTCCACTTAGACCAAAAATTTATGCATCTTGGTTTTCACATATATGATGTTGGTTTTCAAAGCCCAAATGTAGAGGCCGCACGGCCATTGGTGTACGCGACCGCGTTGCTGCTGGTGGTTATTATTGCCTTGTTAAACTTCAGTGCAGTCGCTTTGCGAAACCATCTTCGTGAAAAATATAAATCACTAGAACTGTAG